One genomic window of Cannabis sativa cultivar Pink pepper isolate KNU-18-1 chromosome 2, ASM2916894v1, whole genome shotgun sequence includes the following:
- the LOC115720084 gene encoding osmotin-like protein: protein MAFSSSLSVLLTTTFLLITLSHAYDILTLVNNCPFTVWPAIQPNAGHPVLERGGFALNSLTHHSFPAPTQHWSGRIWARTGCTYANNRFTCATGDCGGRIECNGAGGKPPATLAQFSLHHGHNAALSSYGVSLVDGYNVGMTITPHEGRGVCPVVGCRADLLASCPEPLKLKSHAGHVVGCKSACEAFNTDEFCCRNHYNSPQTCRASHYSQFFKHSCPATFTYAHDSPSLMHDCSSPRELKVIFCH from the coding sequence AtggctttttcttcttctctctctgtgTTGCTCACCACCACCTTTCTCCTAATAACACTCTCCCACGCCTACGACATTCTCACCCTTGTCAATAACTGCCCATTCACCGTCTGGCCGGCGATCCAGCCCAACGCCGGTCATCCCGTCCTCGAGCGAGGCGGTTTCGCTCTCAACTCCCTAACCCACCACTCCTTCCCGGCCCCGACCCAACACTGGTCGGGCCGAATCTGGGCACGTACTGGCTGCACTTACGCCAACAACCGCTTCACCTGCGCCACCGGAGACTGCGGCGGTAGAATCGAATGCAACGGCGCCGGCGGCAAACCCCCGGCGACTCTAGCACAGTTCAGTCTCCACCACGGCCACAATGCCGCACTTTCGTCTTACGGAGTGAGCCTCGTCGACGGTTATAACGTGGGAATGACCATTACGCCCCACGAGGGAAGAGGGGTTTGCCCTGTTGTGGGTTGCCGTGCTGATCTGCTCGCCTCGTGTCCTGAACCGTTGAAGCTAAAGTCACATGCGGGTCATGTTGTAGGATGTAAAAGTGCCTGTGAGGCTTTCAATACAGACGAGTTTTGTTGTAGGAACCATTACAATAGTCCCCAGACGTGTAGGGCTTCGCACTATTCTCAGTTCTTTAAGCATTCTTGCCCAGCCACGTTTACTTACGCTCATGATAGCCCTTCTCTCATGCACGATTGCTCTTCGCCACGTGAGCTTAAGGTCATTTTCTGTCATTAG
- the LOC133034447 gene encoding uncharacterized protein LOC133034447 has translation MAKYLKKVRKNLEKFDYFKIEQIPREQNSNVDALAKLASQNEFDELNLVPVEMLNEPSICEKKDVEMIDSSPMWMTPIFNYLLSGQLPTDKNEAQKLLYSVPRYMIVEGKLYRRGYSMPLLRCVLPAEANEIIKEIHESFCGDHASWFGIPIKIVSDNGTQFDGELFIGFCERNKIIKSFSSVSRPQANGQVEAVNKTLKDTIEKKLDAAKGRWVDELPQVLWAHRTTEKIATGHSPFSLAFGLEAMLPVEVNISTHRREFYNQEENQELLKLSLDLLDEKRTESQITNSAYQH, from the exons ATGGCCAAATACCTAAAGAAAGTTCGGAAGAACTTGGAAAAGTTTGATTATTTCAAAATCGAGCAAATACCAAGAGAACAAAACTCTAATGTCGATGCCTTAGCAAAATTGGCCTCGCAGAATGAATTTGATGAACTGAACTTAGTTCCGGTGGAGATGCTAAACGAAccaagtatatgtgaaaagAAAGATGTCGAGATGATAGATAGCTCGCCCATGTGGATGACGCCTATATTCAACTATCTTCTCAGTGGACAACTTCCTACTGACAAAAATGAGGCACAAAAACTCTTGTATTCAGTGCCTCGCTACATGATAGTAGAAGGCAAATTGTATAGAAGGGGCTATTCAATGCCTCTCCTACGCTGTGTTCTTCCCGCAGAAGCAAATGAGATCATCAAAGAAATCCATGAAAGCTTTTGTGGGGACCATGCAAGTTG GTTTGGAATACCCATTAAGATAGTATCAGATAATGGGACTCAGTTTGATGGTGAATTATTCATTGGGTTCTGCGAGAGGAACAAGATAATCAAAAGCTTCTCGTCAGTATCCAGGCCTCAGGCAAATGGACAAGTGGAAGCTgtcaacaagaccttgaaggatactaTCGAGAAGAAACTAGACGCTGCCAAAGGTAGATGGGTCGATGAACTACCTCAAGTACTTTGGGCTCATAGGACAACTGAGAAGATAGCAACGGGACATAGTCCATTCTCGCTAGCATTTGGCTTAGAGGCAATGTTGCCAGTAGAAGTAAATATCTCTACTCACAGACGAGAAttttataatcaagaagaaaaccaagaacttTTGAAATTGTCCTTGGATCTACTTGATGAAAAACGTACTGAGTCGCAAATTACTAATTCAGCATACCAACACTGA